Part of the Sphingopyxis sp. 113P3 genome, CGTCTGGCTAAGACCATTGGGGGCAAGGACAGGTGTACGCTGCGCGCCCTTCACCTTGTTGTGATATCCCGCGATGTTGAAGGTTCCGCGGCCATTCAGGAAGCTCGTCTTGATCCCGACTTCCTGCTCATAGACGATCTCGGGCTGCGAGGGGATCGAGTCCGCGAGCGTCAGCGTGCGAAGCTGGAGCGCGCCGGAGCGATAGCCCTTGCTGTGCTTGGCGTAGACCATGACATCGTCGGTGAGATCGTAATCGATTCCCGCGGTATAAGAGAGGTTGGTGAACGACGCCTGGCTACGGCGCAGGCAGGGCACCGGGGTCTCCACGGGGCTGCAGAAAACGAAGACATCGCCGTTGTTCGGCGTGTTGCCTGACTGGGTGGTCAGACGCCGGTCGTCGATCGAATAACGGAGGCCGCCGGTAATGCTAAGCGCATCGGTGAGCTCATAGTTGAGCTGGGCGTACATGCCATAGCTGTCATTATCGAGCGTGCCGCTGAAATTCGACCAGTCGGTCGCTCCGACAAATTCAGGCGGTACCAAGGGATTGGTTGCTGCGAGCGTTGCGCCGAACAGGTTCGAGCGCGACTGGTCGAAGCCCGTTTCCCGGAAATAGGTAATCCCCGCCGCATAGTTCAGCCTGTCTTCGAACGCGGTGCCGGTCAGCTGCAACTCGCTCGAATATTGCTTCAAATCCTGCGTGCCTGCGGTGAAGTGCCCCACGACGCTCGACCCGTCGAGGTCGATCAGGTTGTCACTTTGAATACCGCGATAACCGTTGATCCAGCGCACCTGGCCGAAGCTGGTGTCGAGGATGAATTTGGCCATGTAGGTCTGGGTCTTGGTGTTGTTGAACGCGCCGCGCGGATCGGCGCCCGCCACCGCCGAGGGCGGCGTGAGTGCGGCGAGGTTCGCGTTATCGCCAAATGCGGCGCGCTCGCTCGCAGCCAGCCCATCGAGGATCGGCTTGAACGGACCGAAAGCCGCCGGTGCATTGAAGAAGAGATTGTGCCGGATCGGCCCGTCGATCTTGGTATCATACCATTCGCCCGAGAGGATCACCTCGAGATTGTCGACCGGGCGAAAGCCTAGCTTGACCCGGCCGTTGATCGTTTCGCGCCCTTCATATTTGGCGCCAGTATTGATGTCGGTCTTGTAGCCGTCGCGCTTTTGATAATAGAGCGCGCCGCGGACCGCGACGCTGTCGGAGAGGCCAAGGTTGATCACCGCCTGCCCGGTCCGTTCATCAAAGCGGCCGTAGGTGGCGCTGATCCTCCCTGAATATTCATTGTAACGCGGATCCGCGGTCTTGATCAGAACGGCACCGGCTGACGTATTGCGGCCAAACAAAGTGCCTTGCGGGCCTTTGAGCACCTGAACATTCTCGATATCAACGAGTTCGGTGTTGAGGCCGTAAGCCCGCGCGATATACATTTCATCGATATAGGTGCCGACCGAAGGCTCAAGCGTCGCAATATTGTCGTTTTGCACCTGTCCGCGCATGGCCAGCGTCAGAGCGGTCGGATTGTTGCCTGAACCGCGGATATTGAACCCGGGGGTAAAGGTCGCGATTTCATCAACCTTCTTGATCCCTTGCGCTTCGAGCTTGTCGCCGCTGAAGGCGGTGATCGCGATGGGCGTTTCCTGAATATTGGCATCCTGTTTGGTGACGCCGATCACGACGATTTCATCGCCGGCTCGCGCAGCATCATCACTGGCCTGTGCGAAGGCGGGGGTCGCCATAAGGGCCATCGCCGTCAGCGATACGCCGGCCAGAATACGTCCAGAATCAAAGTTACGGTTGAAAAACAACGCCTACATCCTCCCTTAGCGGCTCCTGGATGGTCCGCTTTCCCACTTATATAACTAAGTCTAACAAGACATACAAGTCAAATGCGCTGACGGGGCGGCTTGCGACACGCGCGCCCGCGCCGCTATTCCCTCGGCAAACGGGCCGCGAGCACAGGGACGTCTGCCAGGGCGCGCAGCACGTCATTGAGGTGGGTGCAACCCGCGGTTCCGGCGAGGGTCTCAAGCACCGCCTGCCGAAACTCGGTAACATTCTTGCCCACCATGCGCGTCGCCTTGATTGACGCGCCGGGGCACTCGCGAAACGGCAAGATCAGCGGCAACGCCTGCAAGGAAAGCAGCCTGCCGCTCGCCTCATCGATCTCGGCATAGACCCGATATTCATGGATCGCGGTGCGCGTTCCTGCAGGATTGGGACCGCTGTCCTGGAAGCCGGCGTCCACCTTGAGCACCCCTTCGGCGCGCCAGACATCGATCCGGCGCGCGCGGCGCGCGAGCGGACGGCCATCTTGATCGGGCATCGGGTGCCAGCCCATCGCGTCTTCAGGGTGGATGAGCGGACCAACCTCGGTCGCCGACTGGTCGCTATGGTCAACGTCGCCGTCGGCGGTGAGCGAACTTCCCCCTTCGGTAAAGCCGGTACAGATGTTGACCATCCGCCCCTTGTTCCCCGCTCCAGACTTCGCGCGATTGCTTGACATTCGCGCATGCCAGTCGTCGGTCCAGCGCGACCAGATCCAGCCTGCGACAAGGCTCGCACCGGCAAAATCGTCGAGAATCTGAAATAGCGGCGTACCGCGCAGATCACCCAGCACATCGGCGAGCGCAGTCCGGCTCGCTCCGCCCGCGCGCACGCCGACCATCTCGCCCGACCGCGGGTGACCGGGCGAGGTATCAATCGCAAGTATCTCGCGCTGCGGCGAAGCCGTGATCGTGTAAGCCCCGCTCGCCAATTCGACCGCGCCGCCATCGAAGGACGTCAGGAGATCGCGCCCACGCCCCGTCATGATCCAAGGTTCGCCGAAGCCATGAGGCCAATCGGAATCGATCGAAGTCGTCCGCCGGATCGATCCTGGACGACGAAGCGGGGCAAAACCCGCCGACTGGCAGGCAAAGGGAAATTGCTGGGGTGCGCTCAAGTCTTGGTCCAGTCCGAATTATTTGGGGGGCATGCGGATGGCGCCATCGAGGCGCAGATTCTGCCCGTTGAAATAGGTGTTGCGCGCGAGTTCGAGCACAAGCGAGCCAAACTCCTCGGGCTTTCCGAGACGCTTGGGGAACGGCACCGAAGCCGCAAGCCCTTCAAAGATAGCCGGCGCCTTGTCCTTTACCGCGAGCATCGGGGGCGTTGCAAAAATGCCCGGCATGATCGAATTGACGCGGATGCCAAGATCCATCAGGTCGCGCGCCATCGGCAGAACGAGACCGTTCACGCCAGCCTTGAGCGAGCCATAGCCGACCTGCCCGATCTGCGCATCCTGCGCCGCCGCCGACGCGGTGAGCACGATCGACCCGCGCTCCCCGTCCTCATTGAGCGGTTCAGCGTTCGCCATGCCGAGCGCTGAGAGCGAGGCGACGCGGTAACTCGCGATCAGGATGCCTTCCGCCGAGAACGCATAATCCTCAGTCGAATAGCGCACATAGCCCCCCGACGCCTTGTCGAAACGGATGGTCTTGCTGTTTTTCGAGATCTGCGCGCAGTGAACGAGGATGCGCTCCTGCCCTTGCGCCGCGCGCGCGGCGTCGAAACCTGCGACAACGCTTTCCTCGCTCGTGATGTCGACCTTGCAGAAAACCCCGCCGATCGCGTCGGCCACTGCCTTGCCGCCCTCTTCGTTGACGTCGAAAATCGCGACTTTCACGCCCTCGCTTGCCAAAGCCTCAGCGCTGGCCCGGCCAAGGCCCGAGGCACCTCCCGTCACCACCGCTGCAATGTCGCTTCCCAACTTCATATCCAGATCCTTCGCTTACTTAGCATTATTGCAATACTTCCAGATTGCCACCATCGACCACCAGCACCTGTCCGGTGATGAAGCCCGCACGGGCTGAACAGAGAAAGGCCGCCGCCGCTGCCATATCGTCGGGCGTTCCCATGCGAGGGATAGGCCACTGGCTCACGCGCTCTGCGATATGCTCGTCATAGGTCTGACCCTGCGCCTCGGCGATTTTCGTGAACACGTCCCTGAATTGCGGCGTCGCGATCGCCCCGGTACCCAATGTGTTGACCGTGATCCCCATTGGCCCAAGCTCGGCCGAAATCGTCTTCGACAATGCGAGCGCGCCGACCCGGTAGGTGTTCTGCGCCGCCCGCGCGAGCTTGCGGTGCGGGGCCTTTACCGAGTTGGTACCGATTGTCAGAATGCGGCCCCAGCCCGCATCGCGCATGTGCGGAACGACCGCCTGCACAGCCCAGCGGAAGGCCATGACATTATTGTTGTTCGCGGCAGCGAATGTGTCGTCATCGACGTCGAGGAAGCTGCCCTTGGGACCTGAATCGACGTTGAAGATCAGGATATCGGGCGGTGCGAAGGCGTCCGCCGCGGCTCTGACGGCCTTGGCGATCCCCTCCTTGGTCGTACAGTCAGCCGCGACTCCTATCACCTTGCCGCCCAGAGCGGCGACTTCGGCCACGGCCGCCTCGATGGTCGACTGCGTCCGCGCCGCGATGACGGTGCAGCATCCCTCGCGCGCAAATTCGTGCGCACAGCCAAGCCCAATGCCCCTCGAACCGCCAAAGACGAGCGCGACCTTGCCTGCGATCCCAAGGTCCATCAGAGCGCCTTTCCGTGCTGGAGCTTCAGACGCTCCTGCAGGATATCGTTCCGCCCCGGCGATATGGCGATCGTCGAGCCACCATCCATCTTGATCGTCGTGCCGGTAATATAGTCCGAGCGGGCCGACGCGAGAAACAGGCAGGCATGCGCGATATCCTCGGGCGTGCCGGCGCGTCCCACGGGGACGCTCGCGCCATAGGCGGCGAGCCCTTCCTCGCCAAGCACCGCTCTCGCCCGGTCGCTCGCGACCAGGCCGGGATTGATCGCATTGACAGTGATCCGCTCGCGCACCACGTCGCCCGCCGCCGCCCGGATGAACGCATCGAGCGCCGCCTTTGCCATGCCATAGGCGGTCATGTTGGGGACGACATTGAAGGTGCCGTTGACCGACCCGATAGCGATAAAGCGGCCGCCATCGCCTGCCCTTGCAAGAGGCGCCCGCGCTGCATCAAGGAGCCACCAGGCGGCCTTCGCGATGCTTGCAAACCCCGCTTCGAGCCGCTCGTCGTCAACCTGTCCGAGCCCGCCGTGCGGGATGTCTGCCGCGGCATGGATGACGATATCAACGCCGCCAAAGGCGTCTTCAGTTGCCGCAACCAGCGCGCGGCAATCGGCGTGCCGGGAGATATCGGCGCCGTGACACAGAGCGACACCGCCAGCCTTCTCGATTTCGGCTTTCACCTGCTCGGCGTAAGAGAGGGTGCGCGCGCCGAGCATCACCTTTGCGCCCGCCGCCGCGAAGGCACGTGCGATCCCGCGACCGACGCCGCGCCCTCCACCGGTGACGATGACGACCTTGCCCGAAAAATCTTCCATCAACCGGCCTCCTCGAAAAGTGCACGTAATTCCGGCGCTGATGGCTTCATCGACGGCGTGCGCGGAAAGTCGGAAACGATGCGGAAACGGACAGGAACCTGATAGGCAATGAGGCGCTCCTTGAGCCACGCCTTGAGGTCAGCTTCGGCCGGCGCGGATGCTCCCTCCTTCAAAATGATCGCTGCGGCGGGAACAGCGCCGAGTCGTTCGTCGGCGATACCGACAACCGCCGCTTCGCGCACCACTGGATGATCGTTGAGCGCGGCCACCACATCGTCGGGGTGGATTTTGAATCCGCCGCGGATGATCGCGTTGTCGGCGCGCCCGCGAATGAAGAGAAAGCGGTCCGCGTCGAGTACGGCGCGGTCCGTGGTGCGAAGCCACTCGAGCTCGTTGCCGAGCTGCTTGCCCTTGATTTCGAGGAGCCCTTCCTCGCCTGGAGGCAGGATCCGGCCATCGTCTGGGTCAACGACGCGGGCTTCGATATCGGCGTGGACCCGGCCCACCGCCCCGCGCTTTTCGGACCAGCGGGCACGAAAATCATCGATTGTCCAGCCCGCGATGGCCCCAGCAAATTCGGTCGCGCCATAGTTGGCGCAGATCGGGATGCCATATTTATCAAGAAACGCATCGACAAGATCGGGCGACAGCGGCGCGGTGCCGGAGATGAGCGCGCGGAGGCTCGAGAGGTGGGCAGGATCGATGTCGGCGTCGAGCAGCATCCGAACCGCCGAGGGAACCGCTGGCGCAACCGCGGGTCGGTTGCGCTTGACGGCCGCCACCCAGGCATCGACCGTGAATTTTTCCAGAAGCGCTATTTTCCGCCCCGCCGCAAGCGCGCCGATGCAGCTGTAAATCCCCCCGATATGCGTGAGAGGATTGACGATCATAGTGCAGCCCGAGTTGAGCTTCGGCGGATCATCAAAGCTTCGGGAGCGCTCATATTTGGTGAAGCCGCGAAAGCTCGCATCGAAGGATTCGCGGCTGAGCGGCACGCGCTTGGGTGCGCCCGTCGTGCCGCTCGTCAGCATTTCGATAGCAACCCCGGGCGATGTGGTGATGCGGGCAGAAATCTCGGCTCTCATGACTTCGACGCCATCAAGCCGTGCACCGATGGCAATCACCGCCGAACCTCCTCGCTCGAGAGCTTCGGTAACGCCGGGACGCGCGAGATCGGTTGCATCGGCGATGACAACCGGTAGGTCCAGCCCCTCGATGTCGGCAAAAAGCCGAGTGTCGGGCAGAACCGGGTTGAGCGTCACAAGGCAACGGTCCGACGAAAGAACGGCGACGATCGCGGCGATATGACCGGGCCGGTTGCGCAGCATGACGCCGATCCGGGCATCTTCGGGCAATCCCATCGCCGCGAGCGCAGCCTCGATCCCCTCTACGGCTTCAGCGATCTGGCGCCAGCTATAGTCCGTGCCCTCGAAATCGATTTCGACACGATCGGGTTCGAGCGCCATGATCGCGCGCAGCTTTTCGGTCATCAAGGCCATCAGAGCGCCAAGCCTCCGCTCGCCTCGATGATCTGCCCGGTGACCCAGCGCGCATCATCGCCGAGGAGCATCATCACCGCGCCCGCGATATCCTCCGGTTCACCGAGCCGGCCCATCGGCGTATGCTTCGCGGTCGCTTCATCCCATCCCGGCTGCTCGCGCAGCGCAGTGATAAAGTCGGTCGCGACCGCACCAGGCGCGATGCAGTTGCAGGTGATCTGCCGCTTGGCGACCGTGAGCGCGGTCGAGAAGGTCAGGCTCTGGATCGCCCGCTTCGTCATGGCATAGCTCGCGGCAAAGGGCTGGCCGACCTTCCCCGACATCGAGCCGATATTGACGATGCGCCCGCAATCGCGAAGCCGCGGCAGCGCGGCCTGCGTTACGAAATGCGGGCCCTTTACATTGACCGCGAAAAGTTCGTCGAACAAGGCCTCACCCGCACCCTTGAGCGTACCGTCGCGCCCGCCCCGCCCCACGCCTGCATTGTTGATCAATATGTCGAGGTTCGGCGCGCCGCCGAACTCCCTGTCGCATGCAGCGAACATCGTCTCGATGCCGGATAACGACGACACGTCGGCCTGGACGGCAAAGGCATTGCCGCCGTCGGCGAGAATTTCGGCCGCGAGCGCGTCGGCGGCCTCTTTGCTGCCCGCATAGTTGATCGCGACATGCGCGCCCGCCTGCCCGAGCCTGCGCACGATCGCGGCGCCAATACCGCGCGCGCCCCCCGTCACGAGCGCGGTTTTTCCTCTCAGATTCGTCACAGAAAGAGCCCTCCGCTGGCTTCGATAATTTGCCCCGTGACCCAGTGTGCTTCCTCCCGGCAGAGCATCATCGCGGCCCCTGCAATATCTTCAGGCACGCCGAGCCGTTTCATCGGCGTGAGCTTCGAGGTCGCTTCGGCCCAGCCAGGCTTTTCCAAAAGCGCCTTGTTGAACTCGGTGTCGACCGCGCCGGGCGCGAGGAGGTTGCAGGTTATGCCGCGCTTCCCGAGAACCACGGCTGTCGACATGGTCAGGCTCTCGAGTGCGCGCTTCGTCGCCGCATAGGCAGCGAAGGGCGGCAGCGCCGAGCGCCCACCGAGCGAGCCGATATTGATGATGCGTCCGTTATCGCGAAGGCGATCGAGGCACATTTGCGTGATGAAGTGCGGCGCCTTCTGGTTCACCGCGATCATGCGGTCGAACAAGGCCTCGTCGCACTTCGTGAGGCTCCCGGCATCGCCCTCGCCGCCGACGCCGGCATTATTGACGAGGATGTCGAGGTTGGGGAATCCGCCGAAGGCTCTGTCGCAGGCAGCGAGCATCGCCTCGATCCCTGCCATGGTGCCGACATCGGCCTGGACCGCGAACGCACGGCCCCCGTGCGCGATGACCTCGCAGGCGAGAGTCTCGGCGGCATCATGGCTGTGGGCATAGTTGATCGCAACATGCGCCCCCGCCCGCGCCAGTTTCCGCACGATCGCGGCACCGATTCCCCGTGAACCACCGGTGATGAGCGCTGTCTTTCCGCTCAGTTCCGCCAATTTCACTCTCCCCAGCCGTTTCCACATAATTGACTTAGTTATACAAGTCGTGCAAGCCCTGCTGAAAAGAAAGTGGGAGCAGAATGAGCGGGACGATCGAAAGCGAGCGCGATGGCGCCTTGCGCATCCTGACGCTGAACCGGCCTGAGCGGCACAACGCGATGGACGATGAGATGTCGGCGCTCTTCCGCGCGGCGCTTGACGAAGCGCTCGAGGAGAGCGGCAGCAATGCAATCCTCATTCGAGCCAATGGCAAGAGCTTCTGCTCGGGACGTGACACTACTGTGCTTGGCCAGCGCGCCCGCGAGGAAAGCGATTTTCATTTCATCCGCCGCCACCAGGAAGGCCGGCTCAAGATGCAGGAGGCAACAAAACCCATTATTGCGGCGCTGAAAGGCGGTGCAATCGGCGGAGGGTGCGAGCTCGCGCTTGCCGCGGACATCCGGGTGAGCGACACAACGCTGAAGATGGCGCTGCCCGAGATAAACTACGGCGTCCTCCCCGACACCGGCGGCACCCAGATGATGACCGCGCTGGTCGGCCCCTCGCGCGCCAAATATATGGTCATGAGCGGCCGGCCGATCGATGCCCGGACTGCGCTCGAATGGGGCGCGGTCGATTTTGTTGTCGCTCCTGAAGAACTCGATGCCAAATCGCTCGAAATCGCCCGCGATATTGCCGCCAAGCCGCCGATCCATCTCGCCATGGCGAAGGAATTGGTCAATCTGATGCACGGCCCGGCGATCCGAACCGGCACCCGCGCCGAGCTTTACGCGCAATCCTATCTCTTCAAGACCGACGATTACCAGGAGGCACGCGCCGCGCTCCGGGAAAAGCGCGCGCCCTCTTACAAGGGGAAATAGAAATGGCACTTCCCCCTCCCCCGCCGCTCGGCGCCAAGGCGCTGCCCGACGGAACCTACGCAGGACAGGTCGTCGCCGTCACCGGCGGCGGAACGGGGCTCGGCAAGGGCATGGCGACCGAATTTGCGCGCCTCGGCGCCAAGATCGCGGTGCTGAGCCGCAAGGCTGACCATCTCGCGGCGGGGATCGCTGCGACCGAGGCGGTCGGCGCCGAAGCGATCGCGGTAGCGTGCGACGTGCGCGATGCGGATGCGATCGCGCGCGCCTTTGACGAGATCGAGGCGAAGCTTGGCCCTGTCGATGTGCTCATCAACAATGCAGCGGGCAATTTCCCGGCGCCTGCCGAAGAGATGACGCCGAACGGCTTTCGCACGGTGGTCGATATCGTCCTCAACGGCACCTACAATTGCAGCCGCGAGTTCGCGCTGCGGCGGCTCCAAGCAGGACTGCCTGGCGCGATCCTCAACATCGGGGCCACCTACAGCTGGACGGGCGGGCCCGGGACGTCGCATTCAGCCGCCGCCAAGGCCGGCGTCACCAACCTCACCCAAAGCCTCGCGGTCGAGTGGGCGCCCGATGGCATCCGCGTCAACTGCATAGCGCCGGGGCGCTTTCCACACGACGATTTGCCCATGCATATGACGCGCCACCGCGAGGGAGAGCGCGGCGACAACACGGTTCCAGGCATGCGCGTCGGCGAGGTGCGCGAGCTCGGCTGGGCAGCAACGTTCCTCTGCTCGCCCTACGCGGCTTATATCAGCGGGCACACGCTCGTCGTCGACGCCGCCAACTGGCTGCGCCGTTCGCTGGTGATGCCCGAGTTCGTCCCCATCCGCGACCAGTTCGGCAGGCGCGCCGTCGAAAGCGGCCAGGCGCGCGAGGCGATTGCGAAGACGCGCGGAGACAGCTGATGCATATCGGATTTACAGCGCAAGAGACGCGCTTTCGGGAGGAATGCCGGGACTGGCTCGATGAGAATGTGCCCGCCGAGAAGCGACCGATCGACGCCGCTGACGCCATCGATTTCGACAAGGCCTGGCAGCGGCGCCTCTTCGATGCCGGCTGGGCGGGGATCAACTGGCCCGCCCAATATGGCGGCCGCGGGCTGTCGATCGTCGAGCAGGTTATCTGGCTCGAGGAATATGCGAAGGCCCGCGCGCCGTGGATCGGCGCGAACTTCGTCGGGATCAATCATGGCGGGCCGACGCTGATCCTCAACGCGAGCGAAGAGCAGAAGGCCTATCACCTGCCGCGCATCCTCAAGGGCGAGGCGATATGGTGCCAGGGCTTTTCGGAACCCGGCGCAGGGTCTGACCTTGCCGGGATCAGGACGCGCGGGCGGATCGAGGGCGATGAGCTGGTCATCAACGGGTCGAAGATCTGGACGAGCTTTGCGCATGTCGCTGACTGGCAGGAGCTTGTCCTGCGCAGCGAGGAGGGATCGACCCGGCACAAGGGGTTGAGCTGGGTCATCTGCGACATGCACGCGCCCGGGATCACCGTGCGCCCGATCCGCAAAATGTCGGGGCAAACCGAGTTTGCGGAAGTATTCTACGACGACGTGCGCATCCCGCTCGCGAACGTCGTAGGCGGGCTCGGCAACGGCTGGAGCGTCGCGATGTCGACGCTGAGCTTTGAACGCGGCACTGGCTTCATCGCCGATCAGGTGAAGCACAGCCAGGAAATCGAGGAACTGATCGCAGCGGCGCGCGCGAACGGAATGATCCGGGACGAGCGCATTGCGGACAAGCTTGCGCAGCTGCGCGCCGAGGTCGCGGCGGTCCGCGCGATGACCTATCGCAACATCTCCGAAGTGGCGCGGACCGGGCAACCCGGGCCCGAGGCATCGGTGATCCGTCTCTTCACCTCCGAACTCGGTCAGCGGCTTGAGCGCATGGCGGTCTTGCTGATGGGCGAGGATGTCCTCGATTTTGCCTATGGCGAGGACAATGCCGTCGCCGATTACTTAAGGGGCTTCGCCGCGACCATCGCAGGCGGCACCGCGCAGATCCAGCGCGACATCATCGGCGAGCGACTGCTCGGCCTGCCCAAATCGAGATAATCGCCATGGACCTGACACCGAACGAGGGCCAGACCGCTTTTCAGACCGCGACCGCCGAGTGGTGCCGCGGCAACATGGCGCTCGAGGATTGCCGCAACCGAGCCGATGCACTTTGGACAGGGCTCGAGGCGATGGGCTGGACGGCCATGACCGCGCGCGGGATGGGCCTCGACCATGCAACCGAAGCCCTTGTCTTCGCCGAGCTCGGGCGCTTCCTCGCGCCGATCGGCCTCCTCTCGACTGCGGTGGCACGCCGCTGGTTCGAGGAGAGGGTGACGGGCAAGGTCGCGCTCGCGCTGACAGGGTCCGTGCACGCTGCCTTGCGCGTCCTCGACCCTCCAGCTTCAAAGATGGTGCTGATGGCCGAGGCGAAGAAACTCACGCTTCTCGATCTTCCCGCTGCCGAGGGAGACGGTGGCGCGCACCATGTGCCGCACGCTCCCACCATCGACCTTTCGACGCTGCAGAGCCGGCGCGAACGCGCAGGCGCGGAATGGACCGCCGACGATCCCGCCGCGCGCCTCCACCTCCAGCTGCTCAGCGCCGCATTCGCTGTCGGCTGCGCCGACGCCGCGCGCGACATGGCAGCGGACTATGCCAAGCTTCGCGAGCAGTTCGGACGACCGATCGGCTGGTTCCAGTCGCTCAAGCACATATGTTCGGACATGGCCGTTCGCGCGGCCGCCGCGCGGTCCGAGCTTTATTTTGCGGCCTGCGCGCTCGATGAACATGTTGCCGACGCGGCTTTCCATGTTGCTGCAGCCAAAAGACTGGCCGACCAGGCCGCACTCGACAATGGCCGCGCCAACATCCAGGTCCATGGCGGCCTCGGCATGACCGACGAGGCTGCCGCGCATCTGCCGCTGAAACGCGCGCATCTGCTGCAGTTTGTCATGCCGGCCAGCCGCGAAACATTGCTGGCCTGACGATGTCATGCATCGACGATGGCCTGAAACTCGCGCTCAAGCCATTGGCGCAGGCGCGGCTCGATCCGCCCGGAGAATTCCGCGAGCGGCAGTTGGTCGCGGTAGGTGAAGAAGCCCAGCGAGACCAT contains:
- a CDS encoding TonB-dependent receptor, whose product is MATPAFAQASDDAARAGDEIVVIGVTKQDANIQETPIAITAFSGDKLEAQGIKKVDEIATFTPGFNIRGSGNNPTALTLAMRGQVQNDNIATLEPSVGTYIDEMYIARAYGLNTELVDIENVQVLKGPQGTLFGRNTSAGAVLIKTADPRYNEYSGRISATYGRFDERTGQAVINLGLSDSVAVRGALYYQKRDGYKTDINTGAKYEGRETINGRVKLGFRPVDNLEVILSGEWYDTKIDGPIRHNLFFNAPAAFGPFKPILDGLAASERAAFGDNANLAALTPPSAVAGADPRGAFNNTKTQTYMAKFILDTSFGQVRWINGYRGIQSDNLIDLDGSSVVGHFTAGTQDLKQYSSELQLTGTAFEDRLNYAAGITYFRETGFDQSRSNLFGATLAATNPLVPPEFVGATDWSNFSGTLDNDSYGMYAQLNYELTDALSITGGLRYSIDDRRLTTQSGNTPNNGDVFVFCSPVETPVPCLRRSQASFTNLSYTAGIDYDLTDDVMVYAKHSKGYRSGALQLRTLTLADSIPSQPEIVYEQEVGIKTSFLNGRGTFNIAGYHNKVKGAQRTPVLAPNGLSQTVIENADTETWGVEADASIEVADGFTLFASGALTDPKYTRYEGAGISGDFGSQVIVPVDKTDYRFIGIVKKQYSLGASYKKDLGSVGVDANVIYAWQGKMPQIDIPPELFASTDIGGLGLTPDQAAQVAAVANSGSLGILNARVAVAFGPERNFELALWGKNLTGDQEQQYTLLLSNIYVGTSYNEPRSYGVTASFKF
- a CDS encoding SDR family NAD(P)-dependent oxidoreductase, producing MTNLRGKTALVTGGARGIGAAIVRRLGQAGAHVAINYAGSKEAADALAAEILADGGNAFAVQADVSSLSGIETMFAACDREFGGAPNLDILINNAGVGRGGRDGTLKGAGEALFDELFAVNVKGPHFVTQAALPRLRDCGRIVNIGSMSGKVGQPFAASYAMTKRAIQSLTFSTALTVAKRQITCNCIAPGAVATDFITALREQPGWDEATAKHTPMGRLGEPEDIAGAVMMLLGDDARWVTGQIIEASGGLAL
- a CDS encoding SDR family oxidoreductase, with the translated sequence MKLGSDIAAVVTGGASGLGRASAEALASEGVKVAIFDVNEEGGKAVADAIGGVFCKVDITSEESVVAGFDAARAAQGQERILVHCAQISKNSKTIRFDKASGGYVRYSTEDYAFSAEGILIASYRVASLSALGMANAEPLNEDGERGSIVLTASAAAQDAQIGQVGYGSLKAGVNGLVLPMARDLMDLGIRVNSIMPGIFATPPMLAVKDKAPAIFEGLAASVPFPKRLGKPEEFGSLVLELARNTYFNGQNLRLDGAIRMPPK
- a CDS encoding SDR family oxidoreductase, with the protein product MDLGIAGKVALVFGGSRGIGLGCAHEFAREGCCTVIAARTQSTIEAAVAEVAALGGKVIGVAADCTTKEGIAKAVRAAADAFAPPDILIFNVDSGPKGSFLDVDDDTFAAANNNNVMAFRWAVQAVVPHMRDAGWGRILTIGTNSVKAPHRKLARAAQNTYRVGALALSKTISAELGPMGITVNTLGTGAIATPQFRDVFTKIAEAQGQTYDEHIAERVSQWPIPRMGTPDDMAAAAAFLCSARAGFITGQVLVVDGGNLEVLQ
- a CDS encoding SDR family NAD(P)-dependent oxidoreductase, with amino-acid sequence MAELSGKTALITGGSRGIGAAIVRKLARAGAHVAINYAHSHDAAETLACEVIAHGGRAFAVQADVGTMAGIEAMLAACDRAFGGFPNLDILVNNAGVGGEGDAGSLTKCDEALFDRMIAVNQKAPHFITQMCLDRLRDNGRIINIGSLGGRSALPPFAAYAATKRALESLTMSTAVVLGKRGITCNLLAPGAVDTEFNKALLEKPGWAEATSKLTPMKRLGVPEDIAGAAMMLCREEAHWVTGQIIEASGGLFL
- a CDS encoding class I adenylate-forming enzyme family protein; this encodes MALMTEKLRAIMALEPDRVEIDFEGTDYSWRQIAEAVEGIEAALAAMGLPEDARIGVMLRNRPGHIAAIVAVLSSDRCLVTLNPVLPDTRLFADIEGLDLPVVIADATDLARPGVTEALERGGSAVIAIGARLDGVEVMRAEISARITTSPGVAIEMLTSGTTGAPKRVPLSRESFDASFRGFTKYERSRSFDDPPKLNSGCTMIVNPLTHIGGIYSCIGALAAGRKIALLEKFTVDAWVAAVKRNRPAVAPAVPSAVRMLLDADIDPAHLSSLRALISGTAPLSPDLVDAFLDKYGIPICANYGATEFAGAIAGWTIDDFRARWSEKRGAVGRVHADIEARVVDPDDGRILPPGEEGLLEIKGKQLGNELEWLRTTDRAVLDADRFLFIRGRADNAIIRGGFKIHPDDVVAALNDHPVVREAAVVGIADERLGAVPAAAIILKEGASAPAEADLKAWLKERLIAYQVPVRFRIVSDFPRTPSMKPSAPELRALFEEAG
- a CDS encoding SDR family NAD(P)-dependent oxidoreductase; amino-acid sequence: MEDFSGKVVIVTGGGRGVGRGIARAFAAAGAKVMLGARTLSYAEQVKAEIEKAGGVALCHGADISRHADCRALVAATEDAFGGVDIVIHAAADIPHGGLGQVDDERLEAGFASIAKAAWWLLDAARAPLARAGDGGRFIAIGSVNGTFNVVPNMTAYGMAKAALDAFIRAAAGDVVRERITVNAINPGLVASDRARAVLGEEGLAAYGASVPVGRAGTPEDIAHACLFLASARSDYITGTTIKMDGGSTIAISPGRNDILQERLKLQHGKAL
- a CDS encoding DUF2889 domain-containing protein: MTGRGRDLLTSFDGGAVELASGAYTITASPQREILAIDTSPGHPRSGEMVGVRAGGASRTALADVLGDLRGTPLFQILDDFAGASLVAGWIWSRWTDDWHARMSSNRAKSGAGNKGRMVNICTGFTEGGSSLTADGDVDHSDQSATEVGPLIHPEDAMGWHPMPDQDGRPLARRARRIDVWRAEGVLKVDAGFQDSGPNPAGTRTAIHEYRVYAEIDEASGRLLSLQALPLILPFRECPGASIKATRMVGKNVTEFRQAVLETLAGTAGCTHLNDVLRALADVPVLAARLPRE